One Methanoculleus sp. 7T genomic window carries:
- a CDS encoding nitroreductase family protein: MNSSDFLRFLKARSSVRVYSGGPLDPEDIDYILASASTAPSAGNREAWDVVVVTDEDVRMELASAALEQEHIREAPAVFVVCANYIRSMSHYGERGILYALEDATIACTYMMLAAHARGLHSCWTGAFNENDVREILNLPEHVRPIALLAVGRGVQPFEPVGRMPVEEHTHRETW, translated from the coding sequence ATGAACTCCTCTGATTTTCTTCGTTTTCTGAAAGCGCGGTCTTCGGTTCGGGTCTACTCCGGGGGACCGCTCGACCCCGAGGATATCGACTACATTCTCGCCTCTGCGAGCACGGCACCGAGCGCCGGAAACCGCGAGGCCTGGGACGTCGTCGTCGTCACCGACGAGGACGTCAGGATGGAACTTGCGTCGGCGGCCCTCGAACAGGAGCACATCAGGGAAGCGCCGGCGGTCTTCGTGGTCTGTGCGAACTATATTCGGTCCATGTCGCATTACGGGGAGCGGGGGATCCTCTATGCGCTTGAGGACGCCACGATCGCCTGCACCTATATGATGCTCGCCGCACATGCCCGGGGGCTCCACTCATGCTGGACCGGGGCGTTCAATGAGAACGACGTCCGTGAGATCCTCAATCTCCCGGAGCACGTCCGCCCGATTGCGCTCCTTGCGGTCGGGAGAGGGGTGCAGCCGTTCGAGCCGGTCGGGCGGATGCCGGTGGAAGAGCACACACACCGCGAGACTTGGTAG
- a CDS encoding carbohydrate kinase family protein: MISVVGHTAIDHLFRVPNLPGRHNSTYIVDHQVYFGGGAANIAAGIAMLGEKCRLISSVGSDFPGSDYDRWLRDLGVEQDFAVVKGARTATAYVFTDDAGDQETFFEWGASAAFSRAEAPALDFVHMATADPDFNVRVAQKSKFASFDPGQDLLRYSPEQLEIILANIDILFSNNHEMDRMCDMLGLERDALVDSVPMVVTTRGAEGSVLCMDCEEFRVPAVRVDAVDPTGAGDGYRAGFLTAFRKGYAPLDCCRAGAVVSSFVVEKVGTQTNLPDWDRMLERYRKVFGEPGEIIV; encoded by the coding sequence ATGATCTCCGTCGTCGGGCATACCGCCATCGACCACCTCTTTCGGGTGCCGAACCTCCCCGGAAGGCATAACTCGACCTATATCGTCGACCATCAGGTGTACTTCGGCGGCGGGGCGGCGAACATCGCGGCAGGTATTGCGATGCTCGGGGAGAAGTGCCGGCTGATCTCCTCGGTCGGCAGCGACTTCCCGGGGAGCGACTACGACCGTTGGCTCCGGGACCTGGGGGTCGAGCAGGACTTCGCCGTGGTCAAGGGTGCCCGCACAGCGACCGCGTACGTCTTTACGGACGACGCCGGCGACCAAGAGACCTTCTTCGAGTGGGGTGCATCCGCCGCCTTCTCCCGTGCGGAGGCCCCGGCGCTCGACTTTGTCCACATGGCGACGGCCGACCCCGACTTCAACGTCAGGGTGGCCCAGAAGAGCAAGTTCGCCTCGTTCGACCCGGGCCAAGACCTCCTCCGCTACAGCCCCGAGCAACTCGAGATCATCCTCGCCAACATCGATATCCTCTTCTCGAACAACCACGAGATGGACCGGATGTGCGATATGCTCGGGCTGGAGCGGGATGCACTCGTCGACTCGGTCCCGATGGTCGTCACGACCCGCGGGGCGGAGGGGAGCGTCCTCTGCATGGACTGCGAGGAGTTCCGCGTCCCGGCCGTCAGAGTGGACGCCGTCGACCCCACCGGTGCCGGCGACGGTTATCGGGCCGGTTTCCTCACCGCGTTCCGGAAGGGCTACGCGCCGCTCGACTGCTGCCGTGCGGGAGCGGTGGTGTCGTCCTTCGTCGTCGAGAAGGTGGGCACCCAGACGAACCTCCCCGATTGGGACCGGATGCTTGAGCGCTACCGGAAGGTCTTTGGTGAACCCGGGGAAATAATTGTCTGA
- a CDS encoding DUF555 domain-containing protein: protein MPDYLVTLESAWIIKDVKSMDDAVSIAISEAGKRLNPSAKFVEIEAGMSACPYCEGELSSALVVANTALVGLVLQIKVFRAESAEHATRIAKSVVGKALRDVPLKVQEVQEL, encoded by the coding sequence ATGCCGGATTATTTGGTTACGCTTGAATCAGCGTGGATAATTAAAGATGTCAAGTCCATGGACGACGCCGTGAGCATCGCCATCAGCGAGGCGGGAAAACGGCTCAACCCTTCGGCGAAGTTTGTAGAGATTGAGGCGGGAATGAGCGCATGCCCCTACTGTGAGGGCGAGTTGAGCAGCGCCTTGGTGGTCGCCAATACCGCTCTCGTCGGGCTTGTGCTCCAGATCAAGGTCTTCCGGGCGGAGTCCGCCGAACACGCGACCAGGATAGCAAAGTCGGTCGTCGGGAAGGCGCTCCGCGATGTCCCGCTGAAGGTCCAGGAAGTGCAAGAACTATGA